In the Bombiscardovia apis genome, GTAGAGGGTCATGTTGTAGTTGACGGGATTGCTGAAGTCCCAGAGGTCGCCTCCTGTGGCCTGGGTGTACCAGCCAACTAACATCTCGCCCTCTTTCGTGGGCCTTGGATTCGGTGCACTAGCTCGATCGCCGACGTTCGCCAAAGCCTGCACCGCAGGCGTATGGAGGGTTCCGCCATTAGCATCAAAAGTGACTGTGACGCCTAAAACTTTCTGGGAGATTCTACCGTTGAAGTTTGTTGGTCCGGAGGCGTTAGGAAGCTGGATGGTGCCTGTAAAACCGTATATATAATCGCCTGGATATGAGTGTGGCCATGTGTAAAAGCCATTAGCTGTGTTGTAGGAACCGCCAGCAGGAGTCGATACGTCAGTGTTATTCCAGTTATATTTATCTGGGATGGCGAATACATCTGGACTGTGGCTAATGATTGCAGGGCCGAGGTTAAGGGGATTGTCTGAGTAGGTAGGTATGTCTGGCAAGCGCACTTGTTGATTGTCTAGTATGTAGTTCGGATTTGTTAAAGCGGTGAACTTGCTCCAATCTACAGTGCTGACATCGGTTATCTGATTACTATTAAGAGAGAGCTGACTTAGTCGTGCTATGAACGGAGCCCAAGCTGTATTAAGCATACTTAAGCTTGTAATTTGATTGCTATCAAGCCATAACTTTTGAAGTTGAACAAGTTTGCTCCAGTCTGTAGTCGCAATATGAGCACTAGTGACTTTGTTTTGAGATAAGCGCAGATTTGTGAGGTTTGGGAAGTTCAGCTGCCCCAGTTTATCTATCTTGTTCATGCCAGCGTCCAAAACGAGTAATGTAGGTATGGATGGAAGGTTGTCTAAACTGGTAATTTGATTACCATACATTTGAAGTGTTTGCAGTTTGGTTAGGGCATTCCACTTAACCGTGGTAAAGCTTGAATCGGTGATTTTGTTGCCTCCCCCAAATGAATGGACTTCATTGCCAACTCCGTCCCAACTTGCGCTTCCGCCGCCTTGTCCAATGCTGAGATAAGTTAGATTAGGATTGTTGAGCTCACCTAACGTTGCAATCTGATTGCCATCCACAGACAAGTAGTTAAGATTCGGTATGTTGGTGAGACGGCTGATGTCAACGAGTAAATTTTGTCCTAAGAGCAGGTATTTCAGCTGCAAGAGCTGGCTCCAATTGACAGAATTTAGCGCAGGTGTGCTGATCTTGTTTTTGTAGAGCGACAGATTTACTATATTCGGGTTGGTGAAATTTCCTATGGTGTCAATTTGATTCCACCATGCCTGGAGGTCTTCTAGTCCCGGCATATCAGTTAACGGACTAATGTCAGTAATTTGGTTTCTGTAGATTATAACAGTTTTTAGCTTAGTCAGCTGGCTCCAATTTACCGTGGAAAGAGCAGTGCCAGCGAGTTGATTTCGTTGGAGTCTAAGCGTCGATAAATTCGGATTATGTAACGGTCCCAACGAACTTATTTTGCAATCGCTTGCGTTAATAGATTCAAGATTTGGTACTTCCGTTATGGGGCTGAGATCGGTTATTGGATTACCAACTAAACTCAGTTCTTTAAGTTTTGTTAGTTGCGACCAGTTAACGGTTCGTAATGCTTCGGTAGTCACGTTGTTGCTCGCAGAAATGAAGATAGGCAAACCATTTTCATCAGTATTGTTCAAATACGAACTTGTGCTGCCAAGGTAAAGTTGTTCAAGATTTGGGTTATTGAGCTGTCCGAGAACGCTAATCTGATTACCGCCTACATTCAAACCTATTAGTTTTGGCATATTCGTCAGAGGGGTAATATCTGTAATTTTGGTGTTTTTGATGGCTAAACCAGTGAGATTAGTAAAAATGGATAAGCCTTGAACGCTTACAATATCAGAGATGATGAGGCCTTCTCCAGACCTAGAATCGCTCAAATCTAATGACGTTGTTGCAGTGATATCGGCTGTGGTGAGCTTGTCGGTTACTTGTCGGGCTGGGTAGCTGGGGGGTGTGCGAGGCATGCGATTGGCGATGGCGGCGGCTAGGTTGGGGTCGGGGAAGCAGTCGGCTATGGTGCTGACGTCTGGGGTGCAGGAGTATGGGCCTCCGCGCGGGGTGATTGTATTGGGGTGCGATGGGGCCGGACTTGGGGTGGAGCTGGACTGCGGTGATGGGGTAGCGGTTGGGGTTGGCGATGGCTGCGGCTTAGGCTGAGCGGGTTTGGGATTGGGCTCAGGGGTTGGCGCTGATTGCTTGGGCTGGGAAGTGCCTAGGGGAGTGTGTGATTCTGATTGCTCTTGGGGCGTCGGTGCCTCAAATGTGGGAGAATCAATTGACTTCGTTACAGTATCGAGTGGTGATACATCTTTGGTTTTGGGCGATTGCGCTGCCTTGCGCGAATCTGAATCTGAAAGCGAGGATTGGGATTGAACCGGGTCGGCGTGAACAGTGACCGGTGCCGCTAAATTAGCGGACCCCCCCCCCCAGGATAGCCATGGATAATGCAACGAGTGCAGCACTAAATGTGTGCTTGACGCGCATAACAACACCCCTCTAAACCGAAACCAGCGACAATAAGCTGAAATTTCAGTGTCTAAATATTTCATGGCGCACAAAGTCTTCTACGGTTCCCCAACCATAAGCAACAGTGCGCTTAACGCTAATACAGACCTTAAGTGTAGCACCAGTAACTAGCTTGACCCTTAAAAGGGCCTAAAATCCGCGACGGCGAGGGGAATCTCCCGTTGAGTCTGTGATTGCTGAGCCTGTTGGAAAGGGCGAAAGGACTATGTGAGCGAACTAGTTTGTTTCTGCCAAACGGCGAGCGAATACGGGAAGACCTATGCGGTTGAGATGTTCGATTTCCTCTTGCATAGTGCGGGGAGGGTGATGTTTGCTGTTTACCAGATCGCGCATCGCTTGACCGCATAATTCCGGCGCCCCATCGTACATGCGACTCAAAAAAGCGTCGGGTGATTGGACTTCTAAACCTACCGGAGCGAGAGCGGACTGTGGAAAGTGTTTCAGGTTGAAAGTAACGATGGTTTGAGCGCCAGCCAAGCGCGCTGCGGCTAGGACATGGCGATCGTCTATATCTGGCAAAGCTATGTCTTGTTCAAGTGTTTCCCAGCCTTGGGTGAGTGCCATCGGAAAGGCCTTGTTGGCCGCGTCTAGCACTTGCTGGGCCTGCTGCTTGCTCACCTGTCGGACTTCTTGAATTGCTACACGCGCCTCTTCCATAATCTTATCTGACCAGAAAGGCTCATATGCGCGCGCTTCCGCGAGGCTGAGAAAGGCATCGAGGGTCCAGGTGGGAACGAAGAGGTTTGCGTCGAGGAAGGCGGCTTCTAGCATGGCTAGTCCTTGAACTGAGCGAGATACTGGGAGTAGTCCACGTCGTAAGAGCCGGCCTGCGAAGCGTTTTCTCGCATGTTTTCTAGGCTGTGACGGGTTTGCTGGTCTCGCTGACGCTTATAGGCGAGTACGTCTTCCAAATTGAGAAAACGGTAGCCTTGCGCTTGCGGGCGCGAGTAGGGGATAAGGCCTCGGTCGAGCATGCGGGTAAGAGTGCGCTGGGAAATACCGAGAATTTGCGCTGCTTGGCCTGTCGTGAGGCGCTGAGTTTGCTCGGCGGGAGTAACCTGCTCGCAATCTGAACTCGGTGAGGAAAGTACCAAGTCTCGAATCTGCTGGTAGAGCTTGACGGATAGGGGGATGCGCTCGCCGTCTTGGCCCTGAAGAAAGGGTAAATCGCTCTGCTGTTGGGCCTTTCGGGGCATGGGGTCAGCTTGCCTTGCAATGGTCATCGTTACCTCCTTAATACTGCTCAGCATAGTACACAATGGACACAATGGACAAATGCTTGCGCTTTGAGCTGCGTAAGAGTTGCCACTTACTGTTTAAGCTCTTGCACTTCGGTATGCTTTCGCCCTGCTTTCGTTGCGCTCTCGCGACAGGGCAAGGCTTGGTTGCTTGCACAGCGATGGGTATGCTGTTAGCTCAGTTGCTGGGGTTGGGTGGGGCTAATAAACGGTGGGAGGGCTGGGGATTGGCTCTTTTGCGCGCTCGATTGGGCGGTGGGGTGAATTGCGGGGCGGGGAGGGGGTTTAGTAGATTAGGGGTATGGCTTCTTCTCTTGCTCCTGACAGTTTTGTGCACTTGCATAATCACACGCATTACTCCACGCTCGACGGCGCTTCCAAGATTCCTGAACTGGTGAAGCAGGTGAAGGCGATGGGACAAACCGCTATCGCCATTACTGACCACGGCAACATGCACGGCGCCTACGAGCTTTGGCGCACCGCGGTCGACAACGATATTAAACCCATCTTGGGTATCGAGGCTTACGTAACGCCGGAGACTGCTCGGCAGGATAAAACCCGCGTGCGCTGGGGCGATGAAACCCAGCGATCAGACGACGTCTCCGGCGGCGGTTTCATCACCCACATGACCCTGTGGGCCGAAGACGATACCGGCTTGGTAAACCTGATTAAGGCCTCTTCTATAGCCAATCTTGAGGGCTTAGTGGGCAAATGGCCTCGTATGGATAAAGAGGTGCTCGCTGCACACTCGAAGGGCGTGATTGCATCGACGGGCTGCCCCTCGGGCATTGTGCAGACTCGCTTGCGCTTGGGCCAGTTCGACGAAGCCCTGCGCGCGGCCGGCGAGTTCCAAGACATCTTCGGTAAAGATAACTATTACGTGGAGTTGATGGACCATGGGCTTGAGATTGAGAAGCGGGTCACGAAAGACCTGCTCGAAATTGCCAAGCGCATCGGAGCTCCGCTGGTAGCTACCAACGATGCTCATTATGTGCGCAAGGAAGATGCGGGCGCTCAGGATGCCCTGCTCTGCATCAACTCCGGCTCACACCTCGACGACCCGGGCCGCTTCAAGTTCGACGGCTCCGGCTACTACATTCGCTCAGCAGAGGAGATGCGCGACCTCTTCAAAGAGTTCCCCGAAGCTTGCGACAACACGATGGAAATAGCTGAGCGCTGCAACGTGATGTTTGACGATCACGAAGATGGTGCTTTCATGCCCCGTTTTGACTGCCCTCAGGGCTGGGACGAGACTTCGCTCTTCTTGAAACAAGTCGACGATGGCCTCAAAGTGCGCTATCCAGAAGGCGTGCCCAGTGAAGTCTCTCAACAGGCAGACTATGAATGCGGCGTGATTTGCCAGATGCAGTTCTGCGGCTACTTCCTCGTGGTCTCCGACTATATCAATTGGGCCAAAGAACACGGCATCATGGTGGGCCCCGGGCGTGGTTCGGCAGCAGGCTCAATGGTGGCATACGCTATGGGTATCACCGAGTTGGACCCCCTCCAGCACGGCCTGATTTTCGAGCGATTCCTCAACCCAGAGCGCGTCTCCCTGCCCGATATCGACGTGGATTTCGACCCTGATGGGCGTATGAAAGTCCTCGAATACGTGGCCGAAAAGTATGGCTCCGACAAGGTAGCCCAATGCGTGACTTACGGCACCATCAAAACTAAGAACGCTTTGAAAGATTCGGCTCGCATCATGGGCTACGAATACTCAGCAGGTGAGCGCGTCACTAAAGCCCTGCCGCCTTCTGCAATGGGCAAAGACGTGAGCTTGCACGACATTTTCGACCCCAGCTCCAAGCGTTACCCGGAGGCGCGCGAGTTCCGCGAACTCTACGATTCTGACTCTGATGTGAAGCGCATTACCGACGAGGCCAAGGGCTTAGAAGGCATCATTCGCCAGACGGGTGTGCACGCCTGCGCAACTATCATGGGAGCCGAGCCGATTACGAACACGTCGCCGCTCATGCAGCGCAACGACGGCACGGTGACCACCACCTTCGAATATCACACTTGCGAAACCTTGGGGCTGGTCAAGATGGATTTCTTGGGCCTTTCCAACTTGAGCGTAATCCGTGACTGCTTGAGCAACATCACGCGCAACGGTAAGGAGACCATCTCCTACCAGCAGATTCCGCTGGACGACAAGGAAACATACGAGCTGCTCTCGCGCGGTGACACGCTTGGCGTCTTCCAGCTCGATGGCGACGGCATGCGTTCCCTACTCCGCCTTCTAAAACCCGATAATTTCAACGATATATCCGCACTGATCGCCCTCTACCGCCCGGGCCCCATGGATATGAATTCGCATATCAACTATGCTAAGCGCAAGAACGGGCAGCAGAAGATTGAGCCCATCCACCCTGAGGTGGCCGAGCCGCTTAAGGCGGTTTTGGACGAGACGTACGGTCTGATTGTCTACCAGGAGCAGGTGCAGTCTGCCGCGCGTATTTTGGCCGGTTATTCGCTGGGTAAGGCAGATGTGTTGCGCCGAGCTATGGGTAAGAAAAAGCCCGAAGTGTTGGCCAAGGAGCAGGTGCCCTTCTTCGAGGGTATGAAAGAACATGGATACTCAGAGGAAGCGGCTCAGGCCGTGTGGGACATTTTGGTGCCCTTCTCTGGCTACGCTTTCAACAAGGCGCATTCCGCAGCTTACGCCCTTATCGCATACTGGACTGCCTACCTGAAGGCCCACTATCCGGTGGAGTTTATGGCAGCCCTCCTGCAAGGCGAGCGCACCAACAAAGACAAGACGGCCCTCTACTTGGGCGAGGCAAGGCGTATGGGTATCCAGGTCTTGGCACCCGACATCAACGAGTCGGTTTCGGAGTATTCCGCAGTCGGCGATGTGGTCCGTTTCGGTCTTGGTGCTATTCGCAACGTGGGCGACAAGGCCGTGACTGAGATTGTGAAGCAGCGCGAAAGCAAGCAGGGCAAGTTTGTAAACTTCCTTGACTTCGTGAAGCGCGTTTCGATGGATGCGCTCAACAAGCGTACGGTAGAGTCTCTCATTAAGGCCGGAGCTTTCGACGAGACAGACGGCAATCGCAGGGCTCTGTTCCAGATTCACGAGGTCGCCATCGACCAGGTGGTTCCTTTAAAGCGCAAGCAGGCCGAGGGCCAGTTTGACCTCTTTGCTGACGAGGATGAAACGCCTGAATCTGACTTGCTGGGCGATGCTGACGTGTCGGTGCCAGACATCGAAGAGTGGGATAAGAAAACCAAGCTCAACTTTGAGCGCGAAATGTTGGGTCTGTATGTTTCCGACCATCCGCTTTCGGGCATGGCCTCGATTTTGGCTGGCATGCGAGATATGTCGATTGCTCAGCTGATAGACCGTGCTCAGTCGATTGGTGAGAACCAGAGTGTGACTTTGGCAGGTTTGGTTACTTCCGTAGACCGGCGCGTTTCCAAGCGTGGCAACCCTTGGGCGCGCGTGACTATCGAGGATTTGGAAAGTTCAATAGCCTGCACCTTCTTCGGCAAAGCATACGACAATGCGAGCGAGCAGTTGGCGCTCGACACCGTCATTCGCATACGCGGTCAGGTCGACGTGCGCGACGAGGGCGTGAGCCTGCGGGCCCAAGACATGGAAGTTCCCACTATGGAGTCTGCTGACGAGCGGCCGCTCATTATCACCCTTCCTAGGGGTGCTCTGGATCGTGGGCGGATGGAGCGCTTGGGCCGTATCTTGCAAGATCACCCTGGCTACAGTGAGGTCAAGCTTGCGGTGTCGGACGCTAAGGGCAATGTGAAGCTCTTTACCTTTGGAGATGGTTTCCGCACCCGGCACGACACTTCGATGCTAGCGGAGATTAAATCGATATTCGGACCCTCCTGCTTACCGGCTTCGTGATTGCGTTCGGGTGAATTCTCGCTAGGCGCGAGTAGGTTGAGTAGATAGAAAGAGACGTGTTAAGCTCCAAGGAGGTGCCCATGAGCGAGAATTCCAACGATTCGGCGTTGCCCGCCGGAGGTGCAGACGGACACCTTTCTGATGAGGAGATTGAGCGCGCTCTGGCGGACTTCGAGCGAGAGATGCAAAGCGGGCAGGGTAGCGCCTCTGGTCAGGAGTTAGGGCAGGGGCCAAGCGAGGCTGCGCTCGACGCTGAAAGTACTGACAGACTCCAGAGCACCGATGCAGCTGGTGCCAACGGCATCGACCCTCTGGCTGCCGGCAGCTTTGATGAAGAGCTCGAAGGTCTCATTGGTAACCGGGCTAAGGCTGCGCTTATTGTTACTCGACTGGCTTCGGCTGAGCTGCTGTCTGCTTTTTGTCAGATTTCAGACATTTCTGCCCTGTGTGTAGACGCGCCCGAGGGGGCAGTAGCGCTCTTGAAAAACTTGGATGGCGATGGCCCCGAAGCTGCGGTGAAAGACCTGACGACTGTGGTTTCAGGGCTCTCAGCCATGCTGGTGGTCAACCGGGCAGACAAGTTGGAGGCCAAGCTGTGGATTGAGGGGCGCTCGGGCCAGTCCTTCCCTCCGCCAATGGTTTTTGCTTCCTCGGCTGATTTTGTGGAAGACTTGCTCATCGGTACTAGCGATGTGGAACTGCTCAAGGTGCAGGGATTCACACTGTTTGATTCGGGCAGCTTAGACCGGGCTAAGGCTATGGGCATTATTGCTGAGCACACGCGCTTTAATCGCGGTGGCAAGCCTAAGGGTGGTCGCATCGAGTAGCCTTAGGTGCTAGGTGCTAGGTGCTAGGTGCTAGGTGCTAGGTGCGTGTTGCTGCTAATGTTACAGGCTCAACTCTTGAAAAGCTGATTCTCAGGGCTTTCTTAGTTTCTCGTCACAGGCTGGCGACAAGTCGTTAACATAGGGCGGGCCTTGCAAGAAATATAGGCATGCGACTATGGGTTCATGGAAAAACAAGAAGAGTTCGCCCTGCGTACTGTTGAAGAACGAGATGTGCGCTTCATTCGCCTCTGGTTCACCGACGTACTAGGGACCTTGAAATCGGTGGCTATAGCGCCTGCCGAACTTGAAAAAGCCTTCGACGAGGGCTTGGGCTTCGACGGCTCCGCGATTGAAGGCATGACTAGGGTCTCGGAAGATGACATGATTGTCAAGCCAGATCCTTCCACCTTCCAAATACTTCCTTCACATGGCGGCCCCCAAGGTACTGCCCGCATTTTCTGCGATATTTTGACCCCAGACGGCGAGCCCTCCCGTGGGGACCCCCGCCACGTACTCAAGCGCGCATTGGCCCAAGCCAAAGAGAAGGACTTTACCTTCTACGTGCATCCCGAAATTGAGTTCTACCTCTTTAAGGGCGAGGAAAACTGGCTGAATTCGCCTGTTCCTATCGACGAGGGCGGCTACTTCGACCATGTGCCGCGCAGCCCTGCTATGGACTTCCGTCGCTCCTGCGTGAGCATGCTGGAGCAGATGGGCATTTCGGTGGAATACTCCCATCACGAAGCGGGCCCGGGCCAAAATGAGATTGATTTGCGCTATGCGGACGCTTTGGCCACAGCAGACAACATCATGACCTTCCGCACGGTCGTTAAGGAAGTTTCCTTGGAGCGGGGTATGCATGCTTCCTTTATGCCCAAGCCTTACACCGACAAGCCCGGCTCGGGTATGCACACCCACTTGAGCCTCTTTGAGGGCGATACGAACGCCTTTTACGAGGTAGGGCAAGAGTTCAACATGTCGACTACGGCCCGGCAGTTTGCGGCCGGGATTTTGGCTCACGCGGCCGAGATTTGCGCGGTAACCGACCAGTATGTGAACTCCTACAAGCGCCTGTGGGGCGGGGCTGAGGCACCTTCCTACATCTGCTGGGGTCACAACAACCGTTCGGCCCTCCTGCGCATCCCGCAATACAAGCCCGGCAAGGGCAATTCGGCTCGCATGGAGTTCCGCGCGCTCGATCCAGTAGCCAACCCCTACTTGGCCTTCTCGGTCCTGCTGGCTGCCGGCCTAGATGGCATTGAAAAGAAGATGACCCTAGGCGAGCCCACTTCGGACGACGTTTGGGAACTCACCGACGCTGAGCGCCAGGCTATGGGCATTCAGCCCCTACCAGATTCGCTCGATACGGCCCTAAAAATCATGGAAAAGTCCGACTTCGTAGCCGGCGTCTTGGGCGAGCACGCCTTCGAGTACTTCCTACGCAACAAGCGCCAAGAATGGAACGAATACAACCGCCAAGTAACCCCCTACGAGCTCGAATACTATCTGCCGAGACTGTAGCGATTCTTGCCGGATATAAAAAGCCGGGCTGCCAGCGACACATTTGTGCTGGCAGCCCGGCTTTGTGTTGTTATGCAACCGTTAGACAGTGAGCCTTATATTGTCCGCTTTTTGACGGAGGGGGTGGCGGGCTCTGGCTTGGGTGGGTTGAACCAGCCGTTGTACATGAGGGAGAAGTTGCGGTTGCCGTAGGCGGAACAGGAGTCACCTTCACCAGCACCGGCCTTGAGGGCTGCTTCGTTGGGCTGGTAGGGCGTGTAGATGTAAAGCAGTGCGGTGGCTGTGTTTTCAATGTAGACGTCGGAAGCGCCGCAGGAGGGGTCGGGGGAGTATCGCACCGAGTTAATACGGCCGGGCTTGAATTGGTAGTCGTCGATATGTTTTTGGTAGTAGCGGTAGCGCTGGGCGGCACCGTAGACCTGGTTGAAGAAGCCTGCAAACTTGGGGTCACAGGAGTCATCGTCGGGGCAAGATAAGCCCATAGCTGCTTTGTATTGAATCTTGCTGGGGGCAGTTGCCGAAACTAAGTGCTGTTCTTTTTGGAGCATGGTAAGCAAGACTTTTTGGCTGACTCCGCAGGAGCGGGCTGCGCCGTCGATGATGGTAGCTGCGCTTTGGTTCTTGCCGCCCTGATATTCGTCACACAAATCGTCGGCAGGCTTTGACGGTGTGTCAACTCGGAAGTTTTTGAGGCAGGGTTCGGAGTCCTTGCTGCTCTGGGCTGTGCACTCGGCACCCTTTTGGTTCAGGAAGGCCTGCACGTCGTCGCCGTTCATACTAGTGGTGTCAAAAAAGCGTTCGTCGCTGATGATTTGACCGGGGTTGAAACCATAGAGTTCGTGCGATTCTTCCTGATGATTGCGCATATTGTTGACCTTGATGCCGTAGCCCAAAAAGCCCAAGGCAGTAATCACTAGGGCAATGACGAGGATGAGCGCCACGAAGCAGGCAGCAGCGGTCTCGACCCGGCGACCGAGGGGGAGTCTCAGCCAGCGCTGGTAAAGTGAGCGGGCTTTTTTCGATGACTTGGGACGCTTTTTGGCGCCCGATTTGGACTTTTTTGATCCGGAATTCGTTGTCTGCTGAGTACTCATCCTACTCCTCTAATACTTTGCGAATTCGTTGCAAGCTGACTGGTTCGTTTGTACCAAGCTCTTGGGCCCAGAGCGAGACGTAAAACTCCTCAAGCATCCAGCGAGCCTGTTCGGCCTTGGCTAGGAGTGCTTCGCGGCGGGGGCCGGCCGGTTGCTTGCTGGCCTTAGTGTGCGCCTTGTCAACAAGATGCTGAGCTTCGTCTGCCTGCCAAGCCCAGCGTACATCACGATTGCGGTCGCTGCGAGCCTTTTGGAGGCGCATTAAGTCGGCATGTAAGTATTTGCTGAGCTGCGGCAGGGCTTGCGGGGCGGTTTTGCCGATGAAACCGGTGCATACCAGGCCGGCGATATGGTCGCGAACCCACTGCAAGACGGAGAGCAAGGGCAGGTCGGCAGGACCGGAGACCGCCTTGTCGACCTCGGCGTAGCGCTGCAAGATAGCGATAACCTGCTGGGCAATCTCATAGACCTTGTCTTCAAATACTCCAGATACCTTGTAAACCGCCTCTGTTAAGGCCTGATCACTGGGCAGCTCGGCAATTTGTGGTAGGAGCTGCTTTACCGCTGCCAGCTGTAAGTCTTCCACAAGAGCTTTGGTGGATGGGTAAGGCGCGGAAGCTAGCATGAGTGCCTCGCGGCTGAGCCAGCGGGAGGAGACGCGTTCACTGGGTAGGCGCAGCGTATCCAAAGCGCCCTTCCATAGCATCTCCGAGCGCGAGACAGTAGTGGCACCCGAGCGCTGTAAGAGGTTGGCTTGCTTGACGATTTGCCCCTCTTTGGCCGCCTGCTCAGCCTTGGACGAGACTCGGTCTTGGGCCGAGCGGCGGGCTGGTTCGGCAAACTGCTTTTGAAGAGCTGGCAAGGATTTGGACTTGCCTAAGAGCTTGACCTGTGAACTACGCGAAACCTGGGTTTTGTTTGGTTGACCGCTTGCCTTGGGCTTGGCCTGCTTAGAGTCTTTGCCGGTCGTGCGCTTGCCCTTGTTGAGCGGCTCTTCAACAGCAAAGGTGATGCGCAAATAGGGAGCTAAGCGTTCTTGCTGTTCGGCAGAGAAGACTTGGGGATGAATCTGCGCGCCGACTACCTCGATGGCGGCCTGCGTAAAGACTTGGTCGAAGGGCGGCCACTGGGCTGATTCCTCCCCTTGCCCCGCATCGGCAGGCCCGGCAGCAGGCAGACTGGGATAGTGTTCGTCAATCCACTCGCGGATAGCCCGTGCGGTGTCTGGAGCAGGTACGAACTGCACACGCAAGGCCTTGGGCAGCGATTTAATGGTCGCCACAATCAGCTCGTCCAAGAGCCCGGGCACATTCCAAGTAAACTGCTCGGGTGTTAAGCGGTTGAGAGCTGCCAGTGGGATGTGAACAGTCACGCCGTCATCGGCTGAGTGAGGGTCGTACACATAGCTCAAACGCAGGTCGATGGGGGAGCCGTCGCTGCCGCGTGTATGCCAATGGTCGGGATAATCGCCGGGCCGGGCAGAGGCTTCGCTCTGGTTTAAGCGGTCGATTTGCGAGGGGTCGAAGGTTAAGAAATCTGGGTGCTTCTGATGTTCGCCCTTCCACCACTTGCCTAAGGCCGCCAGCGAAGTGATGTCTTGAGGAAGGCGTTCGTTGTAAAAGTCAACTAAATCTTCCTCGGAGGCAGTCTGCGCAACCAAGCGCGTTTTCGAGGCCTCATCGCTAGCCTCTTCGAGAATTTGACGGTTGTCTTCAATAAAGGAATCGTACGAGAAGCGCTGGCGGACGTCTCCTTCTACTAAGCCTTGGCGAATGAGGAAATCGCGAGCTTGAGCCGGGTTAATGGAACCCCAGAGCACCGGGCGGGCATTGACAATTGGCAACCCGTAAAGCAATACAGTCGAAGAAGCGACAGCAGCGCCCTTGGAGGCGGACCAGTGGGGTTCGGCGTAGGTGACGCGGGTGAGAGAACCTGCTAAACGTTCGGCCCAAGCCGGGTCGATGGCTGCGCAATAACGGGCCCAGAGTCGGGAAGTTTCTACCAGGCCGGCAGACATAATCCACGTAGGCGGCGATTTGACCACGTTAGAGCCGGGGAAGATGGCGAACCGGGTACCGCGTGCCCCCCGGTAATCGTTGTGAGAGCGCTTTTCGGCT is a window encoding:
- the hrpA gene encoding ATP-dependent RNA helicase HrpA yields the protein MKFTYPSELPVSASRDQIEQAVRSSQVVIVSGQTGSGKTTQIPKILLEMGRGTHGHQIVHTQPRRLAARTVAERIASELHVELGTEVGYQVRFDDQSSPATRLRVVTDGILLAQIQRDPKLTTYDTIVIDEAHERSLNIDFLLGYLTALLPKRRDLKLVITSATIDSVKFQEHFAQALGTRVPVIEVSGRTYPVQTIYEPLGAPPALMNLVPGFASPKLDPDSGDPLEMAEADLPTAVARACSELVIHSSHESGPRDILVFAAGEHDIHEYQAALNHHFGPRTADISRPDAIEVLPLYARLSAKEQHRAFQSHSRQRIIIATNVAETSLTVPGIRYVVDPGLARISRYSKSGKVQRLPIEPISQASADQRAGRCGRVADGIAIRLYSREDYETRPRFTEPEILRTSLGAVVLHMLSVGVARTAQDVSDFGFIDPPDMRAVADGFNELTELGAIDRQRGDIRLNPMGRKLARIPIDIRLGRMILEAAHSATPNTVAAVIVVVAFLSLQDPRERPDEKREEADRLHARFADSSSDFISVLNLWHYCFPEGSKAVSSSTLRRLSKSEFLSFLRLRQWHDLYQQLTHMCQEMHITVGDPKPDSRPKPEIAALPQAQQGRGSLACSWDNDGVHKAMLAGLLSNIGMQVIVEPKASQFTGLKGAARARAIKQAEKRSHNDYRGARGTRFAIFPGSNVVKSPPTWIMSAGLVETSRLWARYCAAIDPAWAERLAGSLTRVTYAEPHWSASKGAAVASSTVLLYGLPIVNARPVLWGSINPAQARDFLIRQGLVEGDVRQRFSYDSFIEDNRQILEEASDEASKTRLVAQTASEEDLVDFYNERLPQDITSLAALGKWWKGEHQKHPDFLTFDPSQIDRLNQSEASARPGDYPDHWHTRGSDGSPIDLRLSYVYDPHSADDGVTVHIPLAALNRLTPEQFTWNVPGLLDELIVATIKSLPKALRVQFVPAPDTARAIREWIDEHYPSLPAAGPADAGQGEESAQWPPFDQVFTQAAIEVVGAQIHPQVFSAEQQERLAPYLRITFAVEEPLNKGKRTTGKDSKQAKPKASGQPNKTQVSRSSQVKLLGKSKSLPALQKQFAEPARRSAQDRVSSKAEQAAKEGQIVKQANLLQRSGATTVSRSEMLWKGALDTLRLPSERVSSRWLSREALMLASAPYPSTKALVEDLQLAAVKQLLPQIAELPSDQALTEAVYKVSGVFEDKVYEIAQQVIAILQRYAEVDKAVSGPADLPLLSVLQWVRDHIAGLVCTGFIGKTAPQALPQLSKYLHADLMRLQKARSDRNRDVRWAWQADEAQHLVDKAHTKASKQPAGPRREALLAKAEQARWMLEEFYVSLWAQELGTNEPVSLQRIRKVLEE
- a CDS encoding hemagglutinin; translation: MSTQQTTNSGSKKSKSGAKKRPKSSKKARSLYQRWLRLPLGRRVETAAACFVALILVIALVITALGFLGYGIKVNNMRNHQEESHELYGFNPGQIISDERFFDTTSMNGDDVQAFLNQKGAECTAQSSKDSEPCLKNFRVDTPSKPADDLCDEYQGGKNQSAATIIDGAARSCGVSQKVLLTMLQKEQHLVSATAPSKIQYKAAMGLSCPDDDSCDPKFAGFFNQVYGAAQRYRYYQKHIDDYQFKPGRINSVRYSPDPSCGASDVYIENTATALLYIYTPYQPNEAALKAGAGEGDSCSAYGNRNFSLMYNGWFNPPKPEPATPSVKKRTI
- the glnA gene encoding type I glutamate--ammonia ligase, which codes for MEKQEEFALRTVEERDVRFIRLWFTDVLGTLKSVAIAPAELEKAFDEGLGFDGSAIEGMTRVSEDDMIVKPDPSTFQILPSHGGPQGTARIFCDILTPDGEPSRGDPRHVLKRALAQAKEKDFTFYVHPEIEFYLFKGEENWLNSPVPIDEGGYFDHVPRSPAMDFRRSCVSMLEQMGISVEYSHHEAGPGQNEIDLRYADALATADNIMTFRTVVKEVSLERGMHASFMPKPYTDKPGSGMHTHLSLFEGDTNAFYEVGQEFNMSTTARQFAAGILAHAAEICAVTDQYVNSYKRLWGGAEAPSYICWGHNNRSALLRIPQYKPGKGNSARMEFRALDPVANPYLAFSVLLAAGLDGIEKKMTLGEPTSDDVWELTDAERQAMGIQPLPDSLDTALKIMEKSDFVAGVLGEHAFEYFLRNKRQEWNEYNRQVTPYELEYYLPRL